In Uranotaenia lowii strain MFRU-FL chromosome 2, ASM2978415v1, whole genome shotgun sequence, one genomic interval encodes:
- the LOC129745098 gene encoding uncharacterized protein LOC129745098, translated as MNKRCSICFSSDAVKCIEQGINISTLADCFKIQFDYNSEDIFLCDQCSAQLQAFHWFMKQGKCNDEFLRISRHDVGPNATRFCRLCLATNDSLELIFSPSGPGAVAITTISECLGITVDVKNEPETYLCSLCRTQLENLNKFQQKCLHLQEVAVVPVGLEIAQESILPDDIHESDKLPTTDIIISDDDDDVSHGTKQSTVEATSGNDIIVLDDDDEDDSLIGKYRKLESNVTGLVGTSEEIQANLKIQMKDNTNSKHLVQSSSLITDNNTYRKNIDTTEAAKSFDKAVRRALSATCNAIDTEETNEDESLLEEMCIEWVTERNVKRKRGRPSKNKNSIEISNRRSIDTSEVSEDGKLFEAMSSKTVTDDTSGNRKRGRPPKNRDLIEINNSSNVDSEEISKDGNLLETMSTDKTSAKRKRGRPPTDKSITKNANCNSPNTDEISEDKSNTWVNKKTSVNDRIKLIEIRDDLIVKKKRGRPPKNKDLIKIESPSVIKIEDTVADSNIQNVVEIINTEAINEDENSLNELAGECDITKASNTEQKSEEQTVKKKRGRPSKNQNLVQIKHPAIIKIEQTSTGSKSFCHGSDSVTDVHKTSTITSSENEKNSESKKANNFEPAPSFDEAVLKTLGTNWNYLNIEEISEDDLEEIGNEPLSTVAETERFSAQSYILKSEFMTDVWKKSEQKRIFLMFCRGTEQTPNFRILRKTEESVTIEFNGHPFSLKSLDHDGSSTWECGYRSLCGCKYSLRVVDEGKRALPAQKSARHTHEVNPFRILKCPLGRGTIPKASGKTEKFWLADTIDGYHTGQPLDRFLFFRGQRFNLSTIDREKDVTCWRCIIKACEACIYVRGIFKDINTINRHNHVVMANKEWNRALRKALGSCETDIINAFSQQEDAQECASNTKSNNLSVPDIYKVLYHFDVNRKFDIKTVNGQLKILFENFSYKYYLKNSDGTCIWKCVFDKLHNCQAMVKVSVDGIRVSRFSTNDHSHSSELSKILTCELKSYYVCNTQNNLTEFKVFAHQSTYFESRSVLIKRQFYSLCLIPNSTESRWLCVKPGTRRKQCGAAISIRGFFESCQMIGEHDHPDLTGKEIESVIKPQNYVDFTTFQQTDQTKNVSEEKNQQQSKQQESAESLQQRLFAFTSGLNSIWDPTEGQPISFRYWKEADSTQNKKFPKINYRSYWYQFSETTKNGTSRWTCDGLWDCSAYALVEGLFKRITVEGTHVHATLPFERPPVNCKRPF; from the exons atgaataagagGTGTTCCATTTGCTTCAGCTCGGATGCTGTTAAATGCATAGAACAGGGAATCAATATTTCAACCTTGGCggattgtttcaaaatccaG TTCGATTACAACAGCGAAGACATCTTCCTATGTGACCAATGTTCTGCCCAACTACAAGCATTCCATTGGTTCATGAAGCAGGGCAAATGCAACGATGAATTTCTGCGAATTTCGAGACATGACGTTGGTCCGAACGCGACACGCTTCTGCCGCCTGTGTTTAGCTACTAATGATAGCCTGGAACTGATATTTTCGCCATCAGGGCCGGGAGCAGTAGCAATCACCACTATTTCCGAATGTCTGGGTATAACCGTCGACGTAAAAAACGAACCGGAAACCTATCTTTGCTCACTGTGCCGGACGCAGTTGGAAAACttgaacaaatttcaacaaaaatgctTGCATCTTCAAGAAGTAGCTGTGGTTCCAGTCGGTTTAGAAATAGCTCAAGAATCGATACTTCCCGATGACATACATGAGTCAGATAAACTTCCGACTACAGATATTATCATTTCGGACGATGATGACGATGTATCGCACGGAACGAAACAAAGTACAGTTGAGGCAACAAGTGGAAACGATATTATTGTTTTGGACGATGACGATGAAGACGATTCCCTGATCGGCAAATACCGAAAACTAGAATCAAATGTAACAGGCTTGGTAGGGACAAGCGAGGAAATTCAAGCCAACCTCAAAATCCAAATGAAAGATAACACAAATAGCAAACATTTGGTTCAATCAAGCAGTCTCATTACGGATAACAACACTTATCGAAAGAACATAGATACAACTGAAGCTGCAAAGAGTTTTGATAAAGCAGTAAGGAGAGCACTAAGTGCCACTTGTAATGCAATCGATACCGAGGAAACAAACGAAGATGAAAGCTTGTTGGAGGAAATGTGTATCGAATGGGTCACCGAACGGAATGTCAAAAGAAAACGGGGACGTccatcgaaaaataaaaattccattgaaatttcCAATCGCCGTTCTATCGATACTAGCGAAGTAAGCGAAGATGGAAAGTTATTTGAGGCAATGTCCAGTAAAACGGTCACTGATGACACTTCTGGCAACAGAAAGCGCGGACGTCCACCTAAAAATAGGGACCTTATTGAGATCAACAATAGCAGTAATGTTGACTCAGAGGAAATAAGCAAAGACGGAAACTTGTTGGAGACAATGTCCACCGATAAAACATCTGCTAAAAGAAAGCGTGGACGTCCACCGACAGACAAAAGTATTACTAAGAATGCCAATTGCAATTCTCCAAATACCGATGAAATAAGCGAAGATAAAAGCAACACATGGGTCAACAAAAAAACTTCGGTTAATGACCGGATAAAACTTATCGAAATCCGCGATGATCTGATCGTTAAAAAGAAGCGAGGACGTCCGCCGAAAAATAAGGATCTCATAAAGATTGAATCTCCATCGGTCATCAAAATTGAAGACACTGTAGCAGACAGTAATATTCAAAATGTCGTTGAGATAATCAATACCGAGGCAATAAACGAAGATGAAAACTCATTGAACGAATTAGCCGGCGAATGCGATATTACTAAAGCCTCGAATACCGAACAAAAGAGTGAAGAGCAGACCGTTAAAAAGAAAAGAGGACGCCcatcgaaaaatcaaaatctagTTCAGATTAAACATCCGGCgattatcaaaattgaacaaactTCAACAGGTAGTAAAAGCTTTTGCCACGGTAGCGACTCTGTGACTGATGTGCACAAAACTAGCACTATAACTTCgagtgaaaacgaaaaaaactcTGAATCGAAAAAAGCAAACAATTTTGAACCTGCGCCGTCATTTGACGAAGCAGTGCTAAAAACTTTGGGTACGAATTGGAATTATCTCAATATCGAGGAAATAAGTGAAGATGACTTGGAAGAAATCGGCAATGAGCCACTTTCGACGGTTGCCGAAACTGAGCGCTTTTCAGCACAAAGTTATATTCTTAAAAGTGAATTCATGACCGATGTGTGGAAAAAATCCGAACAAAAAAGGATCTTCTTGATGTTCTGTCGTGGCACAGAACAAACGCCCAACTTTCGGATATTGAGGAAAACCGAGGAAAGCGTCACGATCGAATTTAATGGCCACCCTTTTTCACTGAAATCTCTGGACCACGACGGATCGAGCACGTGGGAGTGTGGATATCGGTCCTTGTGTGGCTGCAA ATATAGCCTTAGGGTCGTAGATGAAGGGAAACGGGCATTACCAGCCCAAAAGTCCGCCCGCCATACACACGAAGTTAATCCATTCCGTATACTAAAATGTCCGCTAGGCCGTGGCACAATTCCAAAAGCCTCAGGAAAAACAGAGAAGTTTTGGTTGGCAGACACAATCGATGGTTATCATACTGGCCAACCATTGGATCGATTTTTGTTCTTTCGAGGACAACGGTTCAACTTAAGTACGATCGATAGAGAAAAAGATGTCACTTGTTGGCGGTGTATTATAAAAGCATGCGAAGCTTGTATCTATGTGCGCGGtattttcaaagatataaatACTATAAACAGACATAACCATGTAGTTATGGCCAACAAAGAGTGGAATAGAGCTTTGAGAAAAGCTCTCGGTTCTTGTGAAACAGATATTATTAATGCCTTCTCCCAACAAGAAGACGCTCAGGAATGTGCTTCAAATACTAAGTCTAATAACTTGTCTGTTCCTGACATATATAAAGTTCTCTACCACTTCGATGTGAAtcgaaaatttgatatcaaaacagTCAACGGCCAGCTCAAAATACTCTTCGAAAATTTTAGTTACAAGTACTATCTGAAGAATTCCGATGGGACCTGCATTTGGAAGTGTgtgtttgataaattacacaattgCCAAGCCATGGTTAAGGTTTCGGTTGATGGGATACGTGTAAGTCGATTTTCGACTAACGATCATTCACATTCTTCTGAACTATCTAAAATTTTAACCTGTGAACTGAAAAGTTATTACGTCTGTAACACGCAAAATAATCTTACCGAGTTCAAGGTTTTCGCTCATCAATcaacatattttgaaagcagGTCCGTGCTGATTAAAAGACAGTTTTATAGTTTGTGTTTGATTCCGAACTCAACTGAAAGCCGCTGGCTATGCGTGAAACCCGGTACGCGTCGAAAGCAATGTGGAGCTGCAATTTCAATCCGAGGTTTTTTCGAATCTTGCCAAATGATTGGTGAACATGACCACCCAGATTTGACCGGTAAAGAAATCGAAAGTGTCATCAAACCACAAAATTACGTGGATTTCACAACTTTTCAACAGACTGATCAAACTAAAAATgtaagtgaagaaaaaaatcaacaacagtcGAAGCAACAGGAAAGCGCTGAATCTTTGCAGCAGAGACTGTTTGCATTCACCAGTGGACTGAATTCAATATGGGACCCAACTGAAGGTCAACCCATCTCGTTCCGTTACTGGAAAGAAGCCGACAGTACACAgaacaaaaaatttccaaaaataaactaCCGTTCCTATTGGTACCAGTTTTCGGAGACCACCAAAAACGGCACTAGTCGATGGACTTGCGATGGACTGTGGGACTGCTCAGCGTACGCCTTAGTGGAAGGGCTATTCAAACGCATCACAGTTGAAGGAACGCATGTGCATGCCACTTTACCATTTGAACGGCCACCGGTAAACTGCAAACGACCGTTTTAA
- the LOC129745099 gene encoding PRKCA-binding protein isoform X2 yields MLQEYEDDYFLEEDKMGMTVSSGTVVIKKDTTNLIGISIGGGAPLCPCLYIVQVFDGTPAAREGTLQSGDELLGVNGVSVKGKTKVEVAKMIQAATDEVTIHYNKLHADPTQGETLDIVLKKMKHRLVERMSSSTADTLGLSRAILCNDSLVKRLQELERTETMYRGLVEHAKRMLKAHFDVLQTYQAFGNVFAAISVREPQPRASEAFRIFAELHRSMEKDGIKMIKTLKPILADMGTYLHKAIPDTKLTVKRYADAKFTYLSYCLKIKEMDDEEHSYAAIQEPLYRVETGNYEYRLILRCRQEARVKFAKLRNDVLEKMELLECKHARDLASQLRKFIQGLSTLAEETVERLESIPNLFPIEVDLKASAFQYKSAIRFQAEEELEEVEVHQGEEAVESPFMVESSKVNSSSSNGGTSIDQLLAGFEDIDLSNRIGSGSNVMGNESNDLLVELGLADIDLSVGNRSAILGAPDDLMSTDLGDFSK; encoded by the exons ATGCTGCAGGAATACGAAGATGACTATTTCCTGGAGGAAGATAAAAT GGGGATGACCGTCAGTTCAGGAACGGTGGTCATCAAAAAGGACACTACCAATCTCATTGGGATCAGCATCGGTGGCGGTGCTCCCCTTTGTCCCTGTCTGTACATTGTGCAG GTTTTCGATGGAACACCGGCCGCTCGGGAAGGAACGCTCCAAAGTGGCGATGAACTGTTGGGCGTGAATGGAGTCTCGGTCAAGGGCAAGACCAAGGTCGAGGTGGCCAAAATGATCCAAGCTGCTACCGATGAGGTAACGATCCATTACAACAAGCTACATGCTGATCCCACCCAGGGCGAGACGTTGGACATTGTGCTGAAGAAAATGAAGCACCGTCTGGTGGAGAGAATGTCTAGCAGCACCGCCGATACCCTGGGGCTATCGAGGGCCATCCTGTGCAACGATTCGCTGGTGAAGAGACTGCAAGAACTGGAGCGCACGGAAACGATGTACCGTGGACTGGTGGAGCATGCCAAGAG gatgTTGAAGGCGCACTTCGACGTGCTCCAGACGTATCAGGCCTTCGGTAACGTGTTTGCTGCAATCAGTGTACGCGAACCACAACCGAGGGCATCGGAGGCGTTCCGTATATTCGCTGAACTTCACCGAAGCATGGAAAAGGACGGAATTAAGATGATCAAAACGCTCAAACCGATTCTTGCCGATATGGGAACCTATCTACATAAGGCTATCCCGGACACGAAGCTGACGGTGAAACGCTACGCCGATGCTAAGTTTACCTATTTATCGTActgtttgaaaatcaaagaaatggACGACGAAGAGCATAGCTATGCGGCCATCCAGGAACCTTTGTATCGCGTCGAAACGGGAAACTATGAGTACCGATTGATTCTCCGTTGCCGACAAGAGGCTCGAGTGAAGTTTGCCAAGCTTCGTAACGATGTGTTGGAAAAGATGGAGCTGTTGGAGTGCAAGCATGCCCGGGATTTAGCCTCGCAGTTGCGAAAGTTCATTCAGGGGTTGTCCACTTTGGCAGAGGAAACTGTTGAACGATTGGAATCAATCCCGAATCTGTTCCCGATCGAAGTGGATCTCAAGGCAAGTGCCTTTCAATATAAATCTGCGATTAGGTTTCAGGCGGAAGAGGAACTGGAGGAAGTGGAAGTTCACCAGGGCGAAGAAGCCGTCGAGAGTCCATTTATGGTTGAATCATCCAAAGTAAACAGTTCGTCCAGCAATGGAGGAACATCCATCGACCAGTTGCTGGCCGGATTCGAGGACATCGATTTGTCCAACCGGATCGGCAGTGGTAGCAACGTTATGGGTAACGAAAGCAACGATCTGTTGGTCGAGCTGGGTTTGGCTGATATTGATCTCAGCGTTGGCAATCGGAGTGCTATACTAGGTGCGCCAGATGATCTCATGTCAACGGATTTGGGAGATTTCAGTAAGTAA
- the LOC129745099 gene encoding PRKCA-binding protein isoform X1, whose product MLQEYEDDYFLEEDKITKPSEGIGSSINILEPDEQTTLLLDLESTDSIDHSLSVSHQEQQNPTGIEVNEANEGLSGERPSVERTESVARVKDEIAFVSNDDLPDPVLYADGCCDDSKIIMLCQRQEMERLGMTVSSGTVVIKKDTTNLIGISIGGGAPLCPCLYIVQVFDGTPAAREGTLQSGDELLGVNGVSVKGKTKVEVAKMIQAATDEVTIHYNKLHADPTQGETLDIVLKKMKHRLVERMSSSTADTLGLSRAILCNDSLVKRLQELERTETMYRGLVEHAKRMLKAHFDVLQTYQAFGNVFAAISVREPQPRASEAFRIFAELHRSMEKDGIKMIKTLKPILADMGTYLHKAIPDTKLTVKRYADAKFTYLSYCLKIKEMDDEEHSYAAIQEPLYRVETGNYEYRLILRCRQEARVKFAKLRNDVLEKMELLECKHARDLASQLRKFIQGLSTLAEETVERLESIPNLFPIEVDLKASAFQYKSAIRFQAEEELEEVEVHQGEEAVESPFMVESSKVNSSSSNGGTSIDQLLAGFEDIDLSNRIGSGSNVMGNESNDLLVELGLADIDLSVGNRSAILGAPDDLMSTDLGDFSK is encoded by the exons ATGCTGCAGGAATACGAAGATGACTATTTCCTGGAGGAAGATAAAAT AACTAAACCGTCCGAAGGCATCGGTTCTTCAATCAATATTTTGGAACCAGACGAACAAACTACACTGCTTCTGGATTTAGAAAGCACCGACAGCATCGACCATTCCCTATCGGTTAGCCACCAAGAGCAGCA AAATCCTACCGGTATCGAAGTCAACGAGGCCAATGAAGGGCTTTCGGGGGAACGGCCGTCAGTGGAAAGAACGGAATCCGTGGCCAGAGTCAAGGATGAAATCGCTTTCGTTTCCAACGACGACCTGCCGGATCCGGTTCTGTACGCTGATGGTTGTTGCGACGATTCCAAAATTATCATGTTGTGTCAGAGACAGGAAATGGAGCGACT GGGGATGACCGTCAGTTCAGGAACGGTGGTCATCAAAAAGGACACTACCAATCTCATTGGGATCAGCATCGGTGGCGGTGCTCCCCTTTGTCCCTGTCTGTACATTGTGCAG GTTTTCGATGGAACACCGGCCGCTCGGGAAGGAACGCTCCAAAGTGGCGATGAACTGTTGGGCGTGAATGGAGTCTCGGTCAAGGGCAAGACCAAGGTCGAGGTGGCCAAAATGATCCAAGCTGCTACCGATGAGGTAACGATCCATTACAACAAGCTACATGCTGATCCCACCCAGGGCGAGACGTTGGACATTGTGCTGAAGAAAATGAAGCACCGTCTGGTGGAGAGAATGTCTAGCAGCACCGCCGATACCCTGGGGCTATCGAGGGCCATCCTGTGCAACGATTCGCTGGTGAAGAGACTGCAAGAACTGGAGCGCACGGAAACGATGTACCGTGGACTGGTGGAGCATGCCAAGAG gatgTTGAAGGCGCACTTCGACGTGCTCCAGACGTATCAGGCCTTCGGTAACGTGTTTGCTGCAATCAGTGTACGCGAACCACAACCGAGGGCATCGGAGGCGTTCCGTATATTCGCTGAACTTCACCGAAGCATGGAAAAGGACGGAATTAAGATGATCAAAACGCTCAAACCGATTCTTGCCGATATGGGAACCTATCTACATAAGGCTATCCCGGACACGAAGCTGACGGTGAAACGCTACGCCGATGCTAAGTTTACCTATTTATCGTActgtttgaaaatcaaagaaatggACGACGAAGAGCATAGCTATGCGGCCATCCAGGAACCTTTGTATCGCGTCGAAACGGGAAACTATGAGTACCGATTGATTCTCCGTTGCCGACAAGAGGCTCGAGTGAAGTTTGCCAAGCTTCGTAACGATGTGTTGGAAAAGATGGAGCTGTTGGAGTGCAAGCATGCCCGGGATTTAGCCTCGCAGTTGCGAAAGTTCATTCAGGGGTTGTCCACTTTGGCAGAGGAAACTGTTGAACGATTGGAATCAATCCCGAATCTGTTCCCGATCGAAGTGGATCTCAAGGCAAGTGCCTTTCAATATAAATCTGCGATTAGGTTTCAGGCGGAAGAGGAACTGGAGGAAGTGGAAGTTCACCAGGGCGAAGAAGCCGTCGAGAGTCCATTTATGGTTGAATCATCCAAAGTAAACAGTTCGTCCAGCAATGGAGGAACATCCATCGACCAGTTGCTGGCCGGATTCGAGGACATCGATTTGTCCAACCGGATCGGCAGTGGTAGCAACGTTATGGGTAACGAAAGCAACGATCTGTTGGTCGAGCTGGGTTTGGCTGATATTGATCTCAGCGTTGGCAATCGGAGTGCTATACTAGGTGCGCCAGATGATCTCATGTCAACGGATTTGGGAGATTTCAGTAAGTAA